From the genome of Amyelois transitella isolate CPQ chromosome 14, ilAmyTran1.1, whole genome shotgun sequence:
GAGTGCTAAACCCTAAACCCACCGTGTGATCGTGCACTATGACTCGCTAACTGTCGTGACCCTATAATCTCATGTTGGTTTTGGTTGTAAGCGCGCGGGACGCGAGGCGCCGTGACCGCGAGCGGCCGCCGCGTCGCACATGCCATTATGTCGATCGTAAGTTTTGTTTTCGTTTTCGCTTTAGTTCTAGATCCTTGGTTTTACCATAGTATGGGTATTTACGATCATTGATAAAGCACATGCCTTATCTTTGCTTTCTTTCTATGTTGGAGGGTTACcgaatatataaaaaggaaGAAGAAATAAGATATAAACCTTGTCAATGTTCGTGAAGAGCTACGTAAATCCGATATAGTTTCTTATTTAGTAGATCGTTTCGGTGCGTAGTGCAGGAAGCATGCTCTTACTAATAACACGTTTGTTACTAATGATCATTAGAACAGAACACCTGTGATGGCTTAAAAATCCTTTACCTATAGTTTAACAATGTGCTGTCAAATATTGGTATACTTGTATTGTATACCTAATGGTATACATAATCTTAGTTATTGCATTTTGTAATCTTGATTTCAAAGGGGTTATTTTGTGCagtaatttaattactatATTCAACCCCGCATTATATAGCATgctctaatttttttattaatataagttattaattatgagatttttatgccacacatacataaaatacccaaatacctactaatatcTTGTTGTTTGTAAGGGTTTCGTGAAACGGTATTGGCTGTTTGAAAATACGACTTAAATGAGTtcttaatcttttttatttatatatttattgacctttttagtttattcaatttttcattgtttgGAATTCTTGCAACCTTTGctgtttattttctatttttccgTCGCATTATTTTTCTGCCAATGCCCTGCTCGAAACTCGTTGGAGTGggttacatttataaatttgttttaagttttttccttcattaagtataaattatatttcaagttTTAGAATCAATAGAAATCGCAATGATTACACAATGAAACTATGAACACATTTCAGGCCTGACCTTAATGGTAagtgtaaaacaaaacataatacaTTATCACGTATTTGCCACTGGAGTTAATTAGAAACATCACTTtagtttgtgtttattttgtttggctccttatattaatttgtttgacaTAGTGGCATAATGGCAGATTGGCTAACCACGatgtaaactttaaaatacCCACGATGCTGTGCACAGTTGATCAAAACGAGTTTAGACGATTTTTGGTGCACAAATCACACTTTCTTGTGTTATGCCCTTCCGGGTAACGTagtaaaagtataattttatacctaATACTGAAATAAGGCTAACTAATGCTTCGGCTATTCCCACTGCTAACAGGCTTATTTTCCGCCTGATCTTAACTAAGCATATAATATCGGGGCTATATACAGGGTAAGATTTTTGAACTGATTTAAGGTGTAGTTAGTTGCACACCACCATGTGCTTAAGCACTGAAATTGAAATGGGATCGCACTGTTTGTGATGTTGTTATTTGTAAATCGTTGCTGAACGCTGAAATAAaggcatatttttaaaatatgggtTAGGAAAATTTATATGGACATtatgatgtaattttttttaagatataatttatgCGAGTCCCGCgttattacttaaataatatgtgAAACGTTTGTGAAATCTGAGAATTATAAACAGTCTTAGAGactattatacaaaaaagtaagtaatgaAAGTTTCATTGTATTGTCCGATTAGGACATTACGGTAAAAGAGTTCAGGTTTAGAAACGATTTTCGCAGTGTTAATCCGAGCCACACATGCTATCAACATGTCtagaaaatttcaaatttaaagttCGTAAGTCGCACACGCAATAaacgtatatttaatttagtacAAAAAATTGATCGGTTTAAAACTGGCATGTTGGTGACGTGTGCGCGATGTGGGAATCGCGTAATGAGTGCGGACTGTTGGCAGAGCGCGGCGGAGGCTCGCGCGGCGTGGCAGTGCGCGGCGCAGTACGTGCGGCGCGCCGGCCGCCTGCAGCCGCTGAGCGCGGCgctgcgcgcgcgcccgcTGCCCGCCGACCTCTACCGCCTCGCCTACGAGAGCCCGCACAACCTCGCGCTAGAACTCTCCAAGTCAATCCTCTACGAAAACGCAGACTCCGTAGACAGAACCATCAAGTCGCTGAACTCCCGCGACGACTCGCTGTGGAACGGCAAGCCGCAGCAGTATTTTGAGAGCATGAATTACGCGCGCGGCGATTTAGATAACGAGGATTACGATACAGATTCTCTAGCGTGAATGCGTAAGATTGGGTGACGCGCAATATTTTAACCAACGTTAacgatttttattcaaaaatggaACCAACGCTCTAGACATCGGCGGTTTCTAGTGCGTAATCGATTAAGTGCAGTGCATTCgcgacagtttttttttacctatattTGCGGGTCGACTCGATACATTTAAAATGTGTGCGTGTAACTACTACTACTtagtattttcttaatatttctttgaattccattatttctttatcattCCATATCAAAAGGCACACCTTTTTATGAATGTTTCGAGTGATCTGtgatatttatttcggatGTAATAAAATGCTGCAATTAGAGCCGAGGCAATATATACtccatttaaataatgtaataagtaCTGTCTAATcataatgttttcattttttataatggcatttaaagttatgaaatttttctcctgtaaattatgtttacgttagaaaaaatattagtgaAATATTccataatgaatttaaaaatgttttatgcaAACGTCTGTTGCTATTTATGTTTACTAAAACATAAGCTGCTGTGGCGAATTATGGTAGCTATTTAACACAATTATTGTCATTCCTAAGTCTTTAACATTACCGGCAGTCGGACATACGCCAAAAATTATATCGTTTTGTTCGATTGGTTGGTAATGAGCTAAAGACAGACTGTAGAATCAAATGAGTGAGAGCTTGGAACGACTGTAGCAAGGCTGTGAAAACTGAAGTGTGCTTGACTGGTGAAGATTAATTAGCGATAAttagcaaataaattaaatggtTCACACGGTAAAACTTGGTGTGGCGattaacttatatataattatactattGTTGTTGAACTTTGTCCAAACGTCCTAATCTGATCGTCCTAAAGCGACATGACTGCCTGAGTTAACTGTAATATTGTCAAATTAGATCCAATAGCCTACGTTCCATTACAAGGCAGAGCTCGGTAACATATAGTAGAGACTGATTTTGTATAAATCTAAAACATAGTGATATGCTTATACCAAGGGAGCCGAAACTCCAGTTAAGAGTCTATATGAAAATGTTTCTTACCTAAGTTTAAAGCTTATGCATTGTAAAAATAGATGCTAAGAATTTAAAAGAGtaactattaattatattattattcaattcaatAGTGTAAATGactgtattttatgtaaattaaggttaacgttaaaataataagtcaaCTGTTTATTGTACAGCTTTATCCACtctatttgtaaaaaatattaagccaCTTTAAGATACTCATAATAATATCTAGTTGACTTGAATCTAGTTGATGACGTATGTAAATTGTACAGAAATCATATCGCATTATACAAattcttcaaataaatttgttcATATCAAATGcttgtttcattcaaatagtTTATTAGACAAACATAACATCACAAAACGAAAACATAACAAGACATAACAATTCAAACTAGTCGaaagtaaacaaaaactaaattgtaataggtaggtacatatgtacttcaaaatgaataaaaaatgtttattaatcaAATCTGGGTCCCAAAATAATATCTCTTATTTCCAAAGTCTCTGGATCTTTACGGACTATAATAAAACCGTGATGTTttaattctgtaaaaaaagaaaaataaagtctacacacatcacgtctttatcccttaaagGATTGACATAATCATTAGTCATGACTCAAAGGccaatttcttttttggaaaactgatagaattgagattccaagaTAGAGATAGGTTTGCTGGATCATCGCTTACAAAGGGACCCCATGTTTATAAGACTCCCGTGATTAGATTTAACAGTCAGTGCGAGGAAAGAAGCAGCTATAgcagaaaatgttttttatttacgagACAAGACCCTGCGCTCCCTCTATCGGCTTGCTTTTTGCAAATTTTGATGATTTATACTTACAGATGGCAGGCGATGCAATGTAGCTGCATTCCTTATTCGATACagattcaaaaattataaaattatatacgcATTGTACCTAtcagtaaaacaaataatgtaaaaattgatatttttacattattttacattatttgttaataattttgcagccaataaattttatatgaacgAAACCCTCCAGACCAGAAACTCAGGTCgttagttttgttttgacCAAAATACTGCTGGaaccaacaaataaacaaaaaaaagaaagcgtTTGCTcaggtacttacttaaaatagaGCTGAAACAGCGAGCGGCgatcacatttttatattcttgTAAAATCGGTCCTCTGTTCATTAGGTACCACACAGTGATTGGTTGTTTGGGACCACGCTTTATGGCTTTCATGATTTTTGTCATAGTTCCTACTGTTCCCCATTGTTCGCTGTAACAGATAACATCATTAAGCTAATTCAAAAGCAAGCAAGCTTAAGCTTTTATTAACATAAGCAGTACCTACTTAGCAGTGTAGAACTGCGAAGaagaatacatatttttgtttttgcctTCTTATCCGGCTGAATCATAATATTCATTATTCATAAGAATAGCTGCTTCTCTTCGCGGCTTTCTTTTACATTTACGTCCCGTTTACATcttcatcactctggagaggagccccgGGTTAGCCCTTGACCACGTATgctggattggatgagtcaggttttacaccaagcgactcccatctgacctcccgTATTAGACATGCTTGTCActtgtttttcctcaccgtaagagtattggttagtttttaaactaatgtacataacttcgaacaTTATCAGTGGTTCAAGGCCGATGTGGGATTTGGACCTTTGCCTTTATGCCAaaacgcattttaaccggacaCTTATCGATTCTACCACCGACGCTCATTTGACCTTTTCTGCGCGGCTTTATTCGCGTGTAAATTGTGGCCTGATTTTTCTGATAATCTATCCTTTTTCTGATAATCCTCAAATCCGTTCCATATATCTTGCGTGACGGCTAAAGTgtatgcatttataataagaatGAAGTTACTGCCATAAGAAAGATTCAACCAAATGCAAGTTGCTATTACCGAATTTGTCTAATAGAATCCGTAGTCTTATCCGAGTCCCCTAAGGACACCTTCGTTCTATCTAAGCTCCCTAAAGGAGTTTCAGATCCCTCACTTCCACCTCTCTTTGCGGTCCTCTCCGTCAAGGATTCAGGATTTGTTTCAGTAACGCGCGGTTCACATACATCCGCTAAGCCAGCCTGTTCCAACATGCTCAGAACAGTCCTCTGGGACTTGTTAGGAGATTTTGTGGGAGACTGCTGGTTCAATGGGTGTGGTATGTTCTCTTTTTCTGCTTCTAGAACGTAAAAACTCTTGAAAAGTGACAACGAAAttattgtaggtatatatacttataaaaagtgtTCCTGATAATCGGACCCGAGTAGAAAAAAACTAGCCCAAATCCTTAATCAATTTCAGACTTTTGGGctaacaaatacataaatctttCACTTACCTGCAGTAGCTACTTCTGCTTCAATAGCCAGCTGTTGACTCAGTCTGAATGATGCAAAATCTGAGGCTCGAAGTCTCTTACGCTGGATAGGAATAAAAGGTTATATTTTGACCttggtttaataaaaaaataggcaGCAATTACTTGAAAAATGCCTCTTACCGATAAAGTATCAACATCAGATTTCCTCTTTTCAGCCTGTGAGAGAGTGTCCAACTTTTGCGTCGGCATGTCTGATATATCAACTTCTATCTGTACAGGCTGTTCTGGTTGCATCGGTTGATCAATCAAAACCCCTGCCGCTTCTTTGGTAGTGTCCAATTCGCCCGGAGGCTCGACTTGTTGATCAACTGGTTGATGAGTTGGTTGAAGGACACCCTGAACTACGATTTCCTCCTCAATTCTTTCAAGAACCGATCTTTCGCGGGGTCGAAGCGATCTGTGTATTCTCGGTTCCTGAAAAAGGTTTCATCCCTTcgaattcattcataaaatgcTAGGCTTTCCTGAGGCAGACATTGCAAACATCACGTAAGTAATTCATAGGTTAGCACCATACACAggacatacatttatgaacAACAATTCTCAATACCTACTCCGACACTTGAATTATCAACGCTTCGATTCTCAAACTCCAACGGTCAAACTCTACCCAGGTGATGTTTTTTCAAATGCACCGACACTTTCGACTTCAGAGTGCCAGAACAAGACTAGTAACATCTCcaaaaaacttttctttttgcGTTTGTTGGCCCTATTTCCTTGTCACGGTTTTGTTTGGTAGGTACAGAAAATTAACACAACacaatttttcttaaaacacAGTTTACatatcaatttaaaagttCTAACCTCCATTTCCCTTTTGACGGCCAGTTGATTCGCAACAACTCCTAGATTCCTCAAAAACAGCCGAGTTATTGCGTTCGCAatgttgtatttaaatttgtaaccGCCGTGCGCCGGCCTTCGGAAATACAAGTCTACGGGTAGTCTTAACTGGATCACATCATCTGTAGGGTCCTGTAAAATGTATGAGGGTAGATGacaaaactgtaaaaaaatacataaaaagaaaaattgattttgGTAGAAATTTCCTAATAAGAAGGTAGAATGGATTTTCATTGAAACAAGAGGCGATAGATGACCCTATCATCGTAAATGGTCTttattacacatatatattaactttttttaaataaaccaaaaatacattaaaatataaaaaaattatttatacttcGCATCGTAATTCAACTGTGGGGTTATTAATTCTTGCATGCAGTATATTGGCGCTAATTTTCGTGTTCTTGTCAATTATCAATTTGTTCATGCGACGACGCTTTGTTGGTGGTTCTTCCAGCTCCTGGGataagaagaaataaattttatatcttataaACTCTACCAACCGGAACTTTATAATCTACATTTATTAAACCCTCCGCAGATAATAAAAACTTGaaggcatttaaaaaaaattggtaaaaattgtaatttcccgcgttaaaatttgatataaaggagttgttttattttgatttcaaagTGGTTTTACGTTTGTAGCCATTAAATTTCTTCATCTACTACTAGAAAGCTTCAAAAGAGTGCTTAAAATTGGTTACACACTTCTAGATAGTGGTCATAGAAGGACgcaattgaaataaaacatacaaagcaCTTCAAATCCAAACCAAAATTTAAGGCACCTGCAGTTCAATTTCAGCTGGTGGTTCTGGAATTGTCTGCATGCGCGAAATTTCTGCTTGTTCTTCAGTTACTATCGGCGCTTCAATCCTTGTAGGGTCAGGGGATGGTCTGTAACACGGAATATTAcgcgtatattttttaatcgtaagaaataaagaagtacctacctaaataaatgaaatttctaACTCCATATCCGCAACGCAGCGGACGCGGCTACTAGGATAGGTTATGCTAAGATTTCATCCACGAAGATCcacttttcataattttacaaactaaaaaaaggCTGTTAACAGGAAAAGAATGGACAGTAGGcggaaaataatgaaagtggGATGTGGGATATTTTTCAATACCTACATGTGAATTTGCTTTTGCAGTGCAATAGAAAGTTATGCATAGcattgtattataatattctcTAGTAATCTCTACTTTTATATGTTAacttattgaatttaaataaggtATCTAAGTTTATCATTGACTTTATATTGTAACACTAGgatctacatttttttttctgagagTTAACTGTTACGAAAAAATAcgattgatataaaaatgccACATCTATTAATTGATTAGGTTTAATAAAAGATGTGGCGCAAAaagttaaaactattttttcaaatgtgatattttagcgtcattgttgaaaaaaataagtactaaCTTATCTGTTTGGGGAACAGGAACAGGAATGTCAGGGATCGAGATTTCGGGAATTTCAGGAATTTctgtacaaacataaaaactgGATACTTAATTCTTACGCTAAGGTAAATAATATCTTCTTCAGAAATCTACTTGAACGTGTAAAAACTATCTGTCTTAGAAACTTCAACAGAGATGACCAATAGTAGCTACCAATAAAGAAACGAGTAGGTAGTTGTTAAGACTATGTCCAAGACTCTTGGGCCATTATAAGTCCCCCGAACCATTTGCCAATGTTGCCAATCGATTGtcatttttgaaaatagaGCTGGTAGTGTTTCATCAATCAAAAATTTGGATAAGATAGGTAAAAGTAACCAATACTAAAGGAACTAAAAGTGCATTCCACTACGCACCTTTTATCTTACTTAATACCTTTTGATATGGTAAATATAGCAATAGCCTTTTAGTGAGTGATGTTACCAATGATTTTTTACCTAAATTAATTACGTAGGTTCCCGTAGGGATCGTGAGAATGTAAAAATGAAGTGTTTTTACATACCTTTTTCAAAATCGCCAGCAGCTAATAAATCTGGGTTGGTTGCTGAAATAACATTACGataaattagaattttttGAAGAATTTTTACCTTCACTTAATAGGTATTGAAATCTCTAAAGGCATAAAAGGCACGATCCTGGTGTCAGGTCAGGGTTGTATATAAATCCTCCTTATGAGGCAACCTTATAGGGATTCCATATTGGGACAAGGTTCAATTGCCTGAACGTGCAGTTTTTCTAACGAAGTTTCGATCTGCGTGCATCATAggtaatttttaatgaaatctatctattacaaaattactttCTCTGAAACCATTTAACAGTCAAGTTAGACTAGAAGGAACTCTgcaagtaggtaagtatacaAACATTTACGAAACATAGTAAGGTCCAATTCCGCGGCAGCTTCCATTTGCAAGTCATGCGCCGCGAGGCGGCTCTTGTCGAGCTCGGACACGTCGAGCGCGGCGCCGCGCGCACTCAGCTGCTGCGCGGGCGCATCCGCGTGCAGCATGGTTTCTATTGTGCGGTCCACCAACAGCTGCAATGCTTGTCCCGGATGCTCTTCACCGAATCCGTCCTGTGTAATAATTTcccattttttatatcttaatgTCCCAGGATTTTAAGTCTTTTCGTAAGTAGACATATATCTAGCTAGTTCCTGTTCCTGTGAGTTGGGTGAGTGTTGAGTGAATTGTGGGGTAATAATTGAGTTAAAGATAAGGTTAAAGCAAAACATAAGGGCCACACTATctagttcccatggatgtcgtaagaggcaaCAAACGGGAATACCGAAGCAATTTCTCATAGAGCCAATGTCAGCCAAAGCCAATGCAGAGAGATCCCCCTATTTCTCGAATCAAGGATGTTGATACCATTGCtaatgttttaaatcaaaaattttttgcCATCTAAACATCTACACAAACAAAAGGTTTGTACTTACATTCGATGGCAGTTGATAATCAGGTATTGCTGATTCTTTTAATGTTATATCTTGTATGTTATCCACTACATTTCCActattctgtaaaaaaaaccttttttattatttatattagttgtAACACCAGTACTAGTAGGTTTATTTCTcaaagaaattgtttttattgttgagTGGATATTCAGGCAGgtttttttggaaatattaCAAACCTGAATTAGTTGGGCTATTTGTTGCTCATTTTCAGGCTCCGGTACTACCTCTTGTGGTTGCTCAAGAATTAGTAAAGGCTGTAGGGCATGCTCATTCAATGTTACCTCTGCTATATGCCATCtgttaaaaaagaacaaaaaatagaAAGGTGGCAAATATACATGCCACTATGACACAAAAATTGGGTCATGCTCAAAACAAGTTTTCTTGTATCCTAGGGCAGGTATTATGACGAATGCTAGTATATAGTGCCAATAATAGGTACAACCCCAACACCACAAGTGCCCCTTAGGGCAAGCAAGACACATAATCAGTTTGAACttcatttttctttaactttttaaactttttaccTGAAACTTTGTGTATATAGTAGAGAAGGTAAGGTACctctaataaatacttactttttattggCATGTCTGAATACGCTAGCGTTTGTCATACATAGATCAACTGAAATCAAAACAGATACAgaattaagaaattattttgaaaacatctttattcataatttttaaaacctacattatacaaaattaacaaCATACTTACCAAGATATAGAGAGACTTTTCGTTGATAAAGCCTCACAAGACCGCGCAATAGCTGAGAACTAAGACGAAGAGAAAACCTATTGACTGGCCGCCCGGATTCGTTTGTCATAACATGCAACAAATCGTCGCTGAAAGGTGTAAATCGTCATGACAtcacttaacatttttataattaatcaataataatatttatagcaTACGTAATAAGTTTTACCATATTTTTCTAACATCGTGAGACCACACTTGTCTTTGCGATATCGTAGCAAAACGCTCCGGCCACGAATCAGCAAGCCAACACAAATAAAATCTTCCTCCTCTTTTTAACGACTCAGCCGgataaaacattttgaaaaagcttgatattttaaaaattccaaTGAAATCCTCAATCGCATCGGTGATAAACCTTGTCTTGGGAAGGAGGGAATGGAATGGGACGCCAAATTTCCcgccaaatatttttagttataataagttttaGGGACAGGCCAAGATCAAAACCCATGCTGCCTAATCGTTGGTTGTCGACTCTACACTAAAATGTGAACTGGAATGGAAACTACATAATTACCTACTCATTATTCAGAATGATAAAATGATTTAGtataagcttttttttttaaatccgtGTGTTTAGACTGAAAAATGATTTCGAgtgacctattttttttaaatccgtTCTACCTTACGATTCGCCAAATCTTTTCCTGGAATTCCCTCCCCGCCcctcatctctttcccgatATATATGTCGCAGAGAAATGAGGatatcagagatttcacgaaaTCCCTAGGTATACCACGAAATCACGGAAGATGGTgaatattattactatttaatacatcttcttactaaaaaattattagtgaTATGACAAAATACTATACTTCAATCTAGTGATATATCATTTCACTCATCTAAATctagtaaaataaagaataaaaaaggttCGTGCTTAGTccttttaaaagtacttacaaaattattaacctaatctaaccttttttttacgtgtggaaagaccttcgtctacccggccAGGTACGGGAAGTCggacgggttatgtggggcttgaacccactaaaaccatcgcctaccgcttcgTTGCCAGGAGCATTAAGCTGCGCTCATATTCGtgacgcggcggccgcttccTTCCGCTCCCACTTGTGTCCGTTTGGGTagagagagggagagagaTACATTGGACGATTTTTACTCGGAGGTTTCCGTTTTTCTGACATTTCacaagatttaatttaatgaaacgACATTTCAGTGACTATTTTAGTAAGAAGGCGtcgtaaataagaatattcaaCATATGCTGTGATTTCGTGATATCCCTAGGGATTATAGGGAAATTTCTGGTTACTTCATTTTCCTGCGACATATACAACttggggattttcaaggcaaggtATTATTCGAGTTGGCGTGAGGTATCATCTTGCTTAATACCTGACTGATTGAAGTTAAACGCCAAggttgagattatttttataaaatatgtttccTTTTCCTTCCTTTCCTTCCTACTAAAGAAGCTTAGAACTAAATATCAGTCAAGTGAAAGGTTTGTCAACTTTATACtcttattataatgataagTAGGTAAGTTTCGCTGGTAATTCTTTTTCTGTTGAGTTCCGTTGGCTGAGTTGGAAAAGGTTAAAGTCacatttttccaaaataaaattgaaatcaaaattattaactaataatttatttataattatagacAGTTAGCATTTGTACAACAAAAGGAATTTGagacttataaaaaaactacacaCGAAATGAAAGTGGTTACAAGAGATACTACAAGTATGTGATAAATgc
Proteins encoded in this window:
- the LOC106130853 gene encoding uncharacterized protein LOC106130853; translated protein: MFYPAESLKRGGRFYLCWLADSWPERFATISQRQVWSHDVRKICDDLLHVMTNESGRPVNRFSLRLSSQLLRGLVRLYQRKVSLYLVDLCMTNASVFRHANKKWHIAEVTLNEHALQPLLILEQPQEVVPEPENEQQIAQLIQNSGNVVDNIQDITLKESAIPDYQLPSNDGFGEEHPGQALQLLVDRTIETMLHADAPAQQLSARGAALDVSELDKSRLAAHDLQMEAAAELDLTMFRKSTNPDLLAAGDFEKDHPLEEQAEISRMQTIPEPPAEIELQELEEPPTKRRRMNKLIIDKNTKISANILHARINNPTVELRCEDPTDDVIQLRLPVDLYFRRPAHGGYKFKYNIANAITRLFLRNLGVVANQLAVKREMEEPRIHRSLRPRERSVLERIEEEIVVQGVLQPTHQPVDQQVEPPGELDTTKEAAGVLIDQPMQPEQPVQIEVDISDMPTQKLDTLSQAEKRKSDVDTLSRKRLRASDFASFRLSQQLAIEAEVATAEAEKENIPHPLNQQSPTKSPNKSQRTVLSMLEQAGLADVCEPRVTETNPESLTERTAKRGGSEGSETPLGSLDRTKVSLGDSDKTTDSIRQIREQWGTVGTMTKIMKAIKRGPKQPITVWYLMNRGPILQEYKNVIAARCFSSILKLKHHGFIIVRKDPETLEIRDIILGPRFD